From one Nocardioides yefusunii genomic stretch:
- a CDS encoding YajQ family cyclic di-GMP-binding protein: MADSSFDIVSKLDRQEVDNALGQAAREVATRFDFKGTNATIEWSGEQVIEISASADDRATAVLDLFKEKLIKRQQSLKILDAGEVRQSGQLSKITITLKEGISTEDAKKISKLIRDEGPKGVKAQIQGDELRVSSKKRDDLQAVQALVKAQDYDFAVQFQNYR; the protein is encoded by the coding sequence ATGGCCGACTCGTCGTTCGACATCGTGAGCAAGCTGGACCGCCAGGAGGTCGACAACGCGCTGGGCCAGGCTGCCCGCGAGGTCGCCACCCGCTTCGACTTCAAGGGCACCAACGCCACGATCGAGTGGTCCGGCGAGCAGGTCATCGAGATCTCCGCCTCCGCTGACGACCGTGCGACCGCCGTCCTCGACCTCTTCAAGGAGAAGCTGATCAAGCGTCAGCAGTCCCTGAAGATCCTCGACGCCGGAGAGGTCCGCCAGTCGGGCCAGCTCTCCAAGATCACGATCACCCTCAAGGAGGGCATCTCCACCGAGGACGCGAAGAAGATCTCCAAGCTCATCCGCGACGAGGGCCCCAAGGGCGTCAAGGCGCAGATCCAGGGCGACGAGCTCCGCGTCTCCTCCAAGAAGCGTGACGACCTGCAGGCCGTCCAGGCGCTGGTCAAGGCTCAGGACTACGACTTCGCGGTCCAGTTCCAGAACTACCGCTGA
- a CDS encoding tyrosine-type recombinase/integrase, which produces MSVQRRDNGKWRARYRDPSGRERARHFDTKRAAQDFLAEQRQAMRTRTYVDPVAGKITFSEWFAVYSERQVWAAGTRISAQQAADCVTFGDIPLNRIQPTQVQHWIKTLQAPGGSRPRGLAVSTIHTRYNYVHGAFLAAQKDKLIHEDPCTGVTLPRKPRASVSSVSIPTPEGVGRAVREAPEWFAGFVALCAFAGLRLGEAAGVQLGDVDFLRRTLHVRRQVQGTNVANLAIVPPKFGSERTVHLPPDLVDLIARHVQTVGVHGPEQWLFADVWGNLLNRSSAGHQWRRTRAAVALEAFTLHDLRHFYASGLIAAGCDVVTVQRALGHSQASITLNTYSHLWLDAADRTRSAAQHLMQSAFAQNADSVRTEAT; this is translated from the coding sequence ATGAGCGTCCAGAGGCGTGACAACGGGAAGTGGCGGGCGCGCTACCGGGATCCCTCCGGCCGCGAGCGTGCGCGGCACTTCGACACCAAGCGCGCGGCCCAGGACTTCCTGGCGGAGCAGCGGCAGGCCATGCGGACGCGGACCTACGTCGATCCGGTGGCCGGCAAGATCACCTTCTCGGAGTGGTTCGCCGTCTACTCCGAGCGTCAGGTCTGGGCCGCTGGCACGCGCATCAGCGCCCAGCAGGCCGCCGACTGTGTGACGTTCGGCGACATCCCTCTGAACCGGATCCAGCCGACTCAGGTGCAGCACTGGATCAAGACGCTGCAGGCGCCCGGTGGAAGCCGTCCACGCGGCCTGGCGGTCTCCACCATTCACACCCGTTACAACTACGTCCACGGCGCCTTCCTTGCGGCGCAGAAGGACAAGCTGATCCACGAGGACCCGTGCACCGGAGTGACGTTGCCGCGCAAGCCGCGCGCCTCGGTGTCCTCGGTCAGCATCCCGACGCCCGAGGGTGTCGGCCGCGCCGTCCGTGAAGCACCCGAATGGTTCGCCGGCTTCGTGGCCCTGTGTGCGTTTGCTGGCCTGCGCCTAGGGGAGGCGGCCGGCGTGCAGCTCGGTGACGTCGACTTCCTGCGCCGCACCCTGCACGTTCGGCGCCAAGTCCAAGGGACCAACGTGGCGAACCTGGCCATCGTGCCCCCGAAGTTCGGGTCAGAGCGCACGGTCCACCTCCCGCCGGACCTGGTCGACCTGATCGCGCGCCATGTGCAGACGGTCGGCGTGCACGGCCCCGAGCAGTGGCTGTTCGCCGACGTGTGGGGGAACCTGCTCAACAGGTCGTCAGCTGGGCACCAGTGGCGCCGTACTCGGGCCGCGGTCGCGCTCGAGGCGTTCACCCTTCACGACCTGCGGCACTTCTACGCCTCCGGCCTGATCGCGGCCGGGTGCGACGTGGTGACGGTCCAGCGGGCTCTTGGGCACTCCCAGGCGTCCATCACGCTGAACACGTACTCCCACCTGTGGCTGGACGCCGCCGACCGGACTCGATCGGCGGCGCAGCACCTCATGCAGTCCGCGTTCGCACAGAATGCGGACTCTGTGCGGACTGAGGCAACCTAG